TCCTGAGGTCCACGAGGAGCTcacgaagtcgtggcgcgctcCGTATTCCGCCCGCCTTCACACAACGCACCGCTCCGCCCTCACCGCCGTCGACGGCGCCGAAGAGAAGGGATACGAGCACCTGCCACCCCTAGATGAAGCAGTGGCTGCTCACCTCTGccctcccgcggctgtgggatggaagaccaagagggcccttccttcCAAGCCCTGTCGGACCACCTCTACTTTGGCTGGACGGGCTTACACCTCGGCGGGCCAGGCTGCCTCCGCGCTCCATACAATggccatatttcaggtcttccaggccaaactcctccgctcgCTGGACGAGTCTGGAATTGACGCGCCGGCTTTCAAGGACCTTCGCAGCGCCACCGACCTTGCCCTGCGAGCCACGAAGGCTACGGCCCAGGCCATCGGGcgttccatggccagcctggtagtgttggagcgccacctgtggctcAACCTAACGGAGATCAAGGACCTGGATAAGACGGCCTTCTTAGACGCCCCGGTCTCTCCCTCTGGTCTCTTCGGGCCTGCAGTGGACGGCTTCACCGAGCGCTTTACTGCTGCGCAGAAATCGTCTCAGGCTATGAGGCATTTCTTGCCGaagcgctccagctctgcttctgcgtccagccgccccaggactgcgccggctcagcagaacaagcCAGCTCCACCCGCAACACAGGCAGCGCCACCCAAGGAGCATCGCCTGCGCTCGCGCCCTGCGAAGCGCCCTcccttcccgagacgccagggaccccggcccaagattgtgctggacccggtgCCTCCGAAGTCGTCCTGATTcgtcaggaaggaagaggatgggggaTCGTCCTGTTGCGACCGGACAGCCCCCAAAGCTCCCACGAGTAatttcccctccgcctcgtttaatTCCGGGCGTGGGAAACATGCTCCAAGTGATAGCTGGGCCCACACCTGTTGCGCCCACTCcaaacgccgttttcacggcgaacaaTATTTCACCTCATCTaaaaaagagcaaatttcctcttccaccccTCTCGGTGTACGACCCCCTCAACGGCGGTCTGTCACCCGATATCATTCAACCCCTTGCCactcgggccgaggcctggcaggccatccccgatGTGTCAGAATGGGTTATGGGGATCGTAAcccagggctactcgctccagtttgcacgACGGCCCCCTCGCTTCGGCGGGGTGCTTCAAACCTCGGTCAATCCGGACGACGCtcatgtcctccgagccgaagtTATGACGTTGCTAAGAAAGGGAGCTGTGGAAATAGTTTCCCGACAGAGAGctagtcaggcttttacagccgctactttctggtccccaagaaggatggtggtctcagacccattCTAGACCTCAGAGTTTTGAAtcactccctcatgagacggaagttcaaaatgctgacgctgaaacagatcctcgcgcacatttgccccgaggactggttctgctcgctggacctgaaggatgcgtattttcacatccagatagccccccgtcacagacgattcttgagattcgcatacGAGGGAGTGGcgtaccaatatacggtcctgcccttcgggctgtctctggctcctcgcactttcaccaagtgcatggacgcggcgctttcccctctgaggcaaatgggaatccgggtcctgaattatctcgacgactggctcattctagcccgTTCGCGAGCCGagctggaacaccacagatccgtgctcctcagccatttacaatgtctgggtctcagggtcaacttagccaagagctcgctgtGCCCCACCCAGCGAATCTCGTTTCTAggggcagttttcgactcagtccgcatgacggcagtagtctcgccgGAGCGTGCTCTAACGATTCAGCAGCTCACGGCCTCGatcaagaacaaagcctgtctccctctgaagtttttccagaggctgctagggctgatggcttccgcctccccggtgctgcagctcggccttcttcggatgcggcctcttcagtactggttgaagttccgggttcctcccagcgcctggcggcacggccgcttaTGTCTCAaagtcaatcaggcctgtcttctagccctgaaaccttggatggACCCTATGTGGTTCAAGCGCGGAGTACCCTTACAGGCGGTctcacgaaggacggtgctctcaacggacgcttccaactcgggttggggcgctgtgtgcgagggcagaccggccttcggctcgtggagtCACGAGGAAAGCCGTCTACACATCAACTGTCTAGAGATGCTAGCAGTGATGAAGGCCCTTCAGTCTTTTCAGGCTCACTTGACAGGACGTCATGTTCTAGTCCGATCGGACagtatgacagtggtgtcatatttaaaccaccagggcggtctctcgtccagccgcttatgcgctctggcgaaacgtcttctggaatgggctcttccgaggcttcagtcgctcagagcgactcaTGTTCCTGGCAGGAACAATCCGGGCGCAGACATGTTGTCACGGAGCAACATCCCCTctgacgagtggatgctccacccccaagtGGTCCTCAAGatttgggagttcttcgggagggcagagatagacctcttcgcctcagaagacaactctcattgcccaacatttttctcgaaggaAGTCGATGCTCTGGCCCATACATGGCCCAGCACGCTCCTTTACGCCTTCCCTCCGATCGCactgatccctcaggtcatcaggcgcatcagagaagaccaacacagagtccttctggtggccccgctctggaggaaccaagtttggtcctcggagctgttcaaGCTCTCCCTGAGAGCCCCGTGGccgattcccctgagacgggacctcctctctcaggcaaacagaacaatctggcacccacagccggagctttgggctctgcacctctggtccctcgatgggagccgaccagcctccccggggacgtcctaaataccatttctcaggctagagccccgtccacgagacgcctctatgaccagaaatggtcggtctttgttgattggtgttcctcacgcaacatagaccctgtggagagtgacgtatccttcatactgtctttcctccaagaacGCTTGGAAATGGGGCGCACCCCTTCTACTCTtaaggtttacgtagcagccattgcggcGTTCCATGCTCCCattgctggccaatcagtggGACGTAACGGCCTTATAATCCGTTTCCTGAGGGGTGCTAGGcgattgaatcctcctcgccccctcACCGTTCCCACTTGGGACCTCTCGTTGGTCCTCAGGGCCTTAAAGGGAGCCCCCTTTGAGCCAATGGGTTCAGCCGATCTCAGGCCCCTAACGCTAAAAACCGCTCTGCTGTTAGCACTGGCATCGGTTAAGCGcgttggcgatttgcaggccctctctgtgagccctgcatgccttgaatttGGGCCTGGAGACTCGAAGGTCGTtctgaaacctaggcatggctacgttcctaaggtgctctcaaccccgtttagagctcaggtcatctcgctttctgctcttcctccctcGGCGGATGAACGAGAGCTAGAGCTACTCTGCCcagtcagggcattgaggacctatgtGGAGCGATCGCAGCCTTTCAGGCAGtcggatcagctctttgtttgttttggtggccgcaccaaagggtctccggtctcaaaaCAGCGCCTTTCCCGTTGGATAGTGGACGCTATTAACCTGTGCTACTCCTCACTGGGTGcagactgccccataggagtcagggcccactccactagaggaatggcttcctcgtgggcttggtccaacggagtttccattcaagacatctgtgaggcggccggctggtcttcgccgtccacttttgtcagattctaTCATCTCGATGTCCCGACCTTGCAAGCTCGGGTTCTTTCAGTGTGATTAAGCGGCCTCTGGTGAGTTCCGCCTCACACAACCCCAGGAATTATTTCCTTAAGTGTAACTAGGGTTCGATTAAGGCTTTGCCTTCTCGCTTGTCTTTTGGACCCACTCCCATGTGTCCAATATCAGGCTGTATCGTTcccagccgtggcacggcgtggttgaattcgttccccatacgcagtacgagtgaagtatcgaaagggaacgtactcggttactaacgtaacctcggttccctgagatacggaacgagtactgcgtcacttgccgtgccacgaggctgcggcttcagggtcgtcgcttcagtcgattacactgaaatcctatggcgaaatgcctgcttatatagcccctaaccccgcccatttcggcgggaatattcgcgcgctttgtcgccataggtcgcgcagctatgccgcgccgtcattggttcaacaacttgtctatgagtgaaccaatgacgatgcagttacactgcgttattgaaaaaggcttcagcagcggggaaaaggggagacctttccccatacgcagtactcgttccgtatctcagggaaccgaggttacgttagtaaccgagtacgtttttctctgaggcatggtaaagcatggtagcctactcgcaaaaaatcaagaaaattagatttaaacaataagactatacgtgttgagctatataatagttttctgtctataaatgtaaccaaacagttgttcccatgtatattaaaacatgtatcatattaaagcatctttggtgtttccataaaaccggaaaccgagggtaatgtGGGtgtgacgcaattgacaggcgactcctcacacgtcctggagccttggctaaaattgcaattttctcatgatttacaaatagttggaaacatttgggatattgttagtactcaagtgaacaaaatatataacactggcctaatggtttttggatattttactgcaaaaattttacatattgcagctttaatgttaacattgttattatcaatgatgagaatactttttgtgcacaaaaacaaaacaaaaataacaactttattcaacaaattcttctctaccctgtcagtcttGTACGCAGTTGACATAGTGAATACAGTTCAGCGCTCAGAATGTTTACATTCCTacgctggctcagtattggccgaggctattcacatgagcagcacgacacatgcgtgtgatgctgacgcaggagccagccaatactGCGTACAAGTCTGACAGGGTAAGGAAGAATTTGTTGAAAAAAgtcatcatttttgttttgtttttgcacacaaaaaatattcttgtcccttcataacattaaggttgaaccactgttgtcacattgactattttaacgactGTGGGtggtagatccttttcctatttatcACCCAAACTCTATAACAGTCTTcatagcattgttcgggaagcagacacactctgtctcATCTTTATCCAGAGGTTACTGTAGTCAGCAGGATCCAGTccatatccagatcagatggtgtACCTGCACCGAAACGTAGCCCTGAATGTCAGCAGAGACTATGTCTACTAGGCAATCCCCTGTGAAGGCTTTGTTGACATGAAAGCCATTGGCACAGATCCTCAAGCAGAGACCACAAGAACCAGAGAGGTTCATTACCGGCGTAATGAATCCTAAATCATAATGACACCGTGTCCATTTGTTGGCATAGGAGAACTGGCACACTGACTGGTTTCtcacaaggtttttttctctgtcacctgatggagtttgggttccttgccactgtcggcTCTGGCTTGCTTAtttggggacacttaatattcaacaatattatcgATCTGAATGTACTGACACTGTTGTAtaagaactgaactgagctagACGatgacatcttttttttttcttttttttttttttttgtagaactgctttatagatgaaatTACCtaatttaatgatgtttttttttacaacagaaCTGAATAAACACTAAACTGACTGAACAGCACCCCAAATGCATAATTTTCATGTTggttttgaaacaatctgtattgtataaagcattatataaataaaggtgacttttTCATCCATTATGAACTGTGACgtacaaaaatgaataaaaataaacaaaatgaatagCAATGCAATTTAAACATGCTATTGTgaaatttttatgtatttttttcacaaatattaAGCATTACTTATTTTAGATGTACATTGATATGTATAAAGCATGATTCAACCACTAAATGTTAAATTCAGAAAATCACTCATTGTCGATTTTGGTTAAAGTGAGTGAGTGGATGCTGTGGAACTACTGTAGCTCTTCTCGTTTGTTTCACTCGGACTGTATTGAGGTGCGCGCACAGCTGATCATGTGACCGTAATGCAGGAGAAGCTTCACTAAACATcattcaatttaaatttaaatataccTGACGCTTTATTTTGTGTGATGATATATTAAAAGCGTCATAAAATGCTGTTAGTTTTATCTGAGGAACACAAGGAGCATTTAGGATTCTTATCAGAAGTGGATCCTGCGGGTAAGTGATACGAAAACAGCAGGAAATCACATAATATTTACTTGTGTTTATGTTTAAGTATGTTACTGTTTATATCTGTTTATCTGTAATAAATACGTCCTTCATATAAGATTATAACGTCATGTCTTTTGTGAGTTACAGTGGTATTCGAAAGTTTGAGACCACAACTGTGTGTGTGATCTTTTGCGTTTATACAGCCGGAATCATAAATATTTCTTCTTCTTCGTTTTAGCATAACATTTATAACATctttcaaaatgcaaaaaacattttcttatttccaagtaaaaaaaaaaaaggactttGGAAGCTCTGTTTctgccacgaaataaaagataGAAATGTATTTGCGATTACATTTCTTATATCTAACAGTTCGGGCTTTTattatcagaattgtgaggacaAAGCCTGAAtatataaactttaaaataaattttatatttttgtgttggAAATAAGCAtagtataatgtatatatatatatatatatatatatatatatatatatatatatatatatatatatatatatatatatatatatatataatattcctTGTATGTGAGAGACTAGTGACTAACGGTACTTATTACTTAGGGTCATTATGTCAGACATAATGTTAACACACAAACTTCATTGTAGTCAATATAACATTAAAGTATCATATATGATCTTCAGTGTGATTTTATGTTTGGCAGTTGTTGGAGAATTTGGCCGAATTGCTGTGGAGTTTCTGAAAAAGGGCTCAAACCCTAAAATATACGAGGGAGCGGCACGTGAGTGAACTTGTGTAGTATTACTGCAATATGATGGGTTGTTGATGAGCTGATGTTGGTTGATCTTTTGAATGATGTCGTAGGGAAGCTGAATGTGCCATCGGAGAGCATCCAGCATGGCGTGGAAGGTTTGATGTATCTCCTCACCGAGAGCTCCAAACTTATGGTGTGTCTGTACCTCCTCAAACACGCTACAACTGATAACTGTTTGCTAAATGACTATTGTTCAATGAATTATGACAATCCATCACTTCATAGCTACATTTCCATGTGTAATCTTGCAGATTTCGGAGGTGGATTTCCAGGACTCCGTGCTGGTGTTGGGATTCTCAGAGGAGCTCAATCAACTTCTTCTTCAGCTGTATTTGGAGAACAGGAAGGAGATTCGACAGATTCTCGGCAAACTCGCCCCCAGCCTCCCCCATTACCACAACCTGGAGTGGAGGCTCGATGTTCATGTATGACAAAGGTTTTCTTCAGACACGTATCAGACTCAAAACATAGAAATCTGATTACAAAACCACATCTATGTGATGAACATCAGCAGTTAACTAAAACTAGTAAAGTGAAATATTATGTTAAAAAACTACTACTTGAAATAATGTTGTAGTAAAATTACTgaaactaaaattgaaataaaaatctagctaaatagaaatatttaaactaataaaataGACAAATTCCCAaagcaaaattactaaaactttaactaaaattaaaatgtaaactgaaaatataaaaataaaagcaaaaataaaagattttcaTCCTCTaaagacaaaacacaaacaaaaaatgtcacctttaacatttttgtgaatttaaatgtataattttatactcaaatttcaaattttttaaatttctaataaataaagaattataatttttacactcattatttatttactttgaaattactttacactttttttttattaaaggtgccgtagaacgtctttttaaaagatgtaatataagtctaaggtgtcccttgaatgtgtctgtgaagtttcagctcaaaataccccatagattttttttttattcatttttttaattgcctattttggggcatcattaaatatgcgcctattcaggctgcgcggccctttaaatctcgtgttCCCCTCCCCCAGAGCGcgcgcttgccttaaccagcataaacaaagtttacagagctaatataaccctcaaaatggatctttacaaagtgttcgccatgcagcatgtctaatcgcgtaagtatggtatttatttggatgtttacatttgattctgaatgagtttgatagtatgctccgtggctaaagctaacaatacacactgttggagagatttataaagaatgaagttgtgtttatgaattatacagactgcaagtgtttaaaaaatgaaaataatgacagtcttctCTGTGAATATAGTAacaaacgatggtaactttaaccacatttaccagtacattagcaacatgttaacgaaacatttagaaaggcaatttacaaatatcactaaaaatatcatgatatcatggatcatgtcagttattatcgtaactttttgagactcactgtatttcatttccatgtactgaactcttgttatttaactatgccaagataaattcaatttttaattctagggcacctttaaaaaaactttatttgcaAAGAAAATTTGCAAAAATAGCTAAAAATTATACTGTTATTATGATTATACAGTAAACACCAAGACAGCAATACTCTCATATACAGTTTTGCTGGAAAATAATTACAACTACAACTACAAACCATCTAGGTAATTTTACCTAGCTGACAAGTTTACAAATATTACAAGCAGAATTCGCAACCAAATGTCACAGAGAACCATGGGCcatactaaacagggcaaattagtgTGAGCAATCTCATAAAAGCGCAGATGACAGCTTAAAGTTTTGTGGTTGATCTATTGACAATGcccaaattaaagaacacagatcatttccataatgaccaatgCAACCTATCAAGAGTAGCGCAAATTAGCAGGTGCAAGTGATATTGCTGCaattaccagtaaattgactagcacaaaccttagtaaatcacattgcgtgatatatttaaaagctctcctcccataaattttgcatctgaaaatGAAACTCCttcaaatgcatatgcaataaggtcagtcGCAAATATAACTGTCTATGCTTTTTCATTGCTGATTTTTCACTGTGCGTCTTTAGTAAGTAGTTTTTAATggcaaaagagggtttgcgctgacctatgtaaatctggccctaaatGTTTAAGTTTGCAAGGCATTAAAATTCCTGTACATGATCAAAAACTGTACCCTAATAGGAAGGTGTGAACGTGTGTCTGTTCTGCTTGCAGTTGGCCAGTCGGGCTCTTCGCCATCAGGTGAAGCCCACCGTGACCCTGAAGCTGCACCTTGAGGACGGAGCGAGACACAGTTCCCACGTGCTGCAGACGGATCCCGCCACACTGCAGCACCTTATCCAAGAGCTGGAACGAGCGCTCGCTGAGCTCAAGAGCAACCACTGCCGCCGCATCCTCCGCAACATCAAATAGTGCCGTGCTGACAGTTTCAGCCGCCCTCATGTCCAGCAACACTAATGAACTGCTCAAAtagggtttgtttgtttgattctGATGACGTTAACAACAACAAATTCTTCAACTATGATGTTTGATACTAGGAAGGGCATTTACTCCTGATTACAGCTGTTTGCATAAATCTTCACAGTTTTAATTTGACCTtaaaggggttagttcacccaaaattgacaattctgtcatcagttactcatgtcgttccaaactcataagactttcgttcatcattggaacacaaatgaagatatttcagtgaaatctgagagatttctgtccctcaatTGAAAATCAATTTACCCAAAAACTCAAAACGATCGTAAAGAGATTGTGAACTAAATCCATATGAATGGAGTGCATATAATTCaaatcttctgaagagacatgatcgctctatatgatgaacagatttaatttaggcttttcatcatataaagcgatcgttgCTTCAGAGGACTTGGAGTAAACTACTCGATACATATGGATTTGTTTTACGATCAATCACTTTATGAAAGTTTTGAAGCGTCAGAATTaatgtcaatggagggacagtaATCCctcagatttaatttaaaatattttcatctgaattttgaagatgaatgaaagttgggtttggaatgatatgagggtgagtaaatgatgaccgtTTTCATTTCTGAGTGAACTCACCCAGTGATGCCCCACTGGCCTTACAGTTGTTTCTTAGAGAAGAATCAATGCTGATTTGATAGTTTCATTTGTGCCATAAGTATTAACAGTtgcctttgcatttaaaataagtATGTACCACAAGGAATGGAATGGTTTATCGTGTGTATTTCTGGGCAAGGTATTTATATTCCCAGCAATATATGGACATTTCGGACCAATTTTACTGAATGTCATATTGATCAGTTGTTGCACTTTTTCTTAAGTGTCCATAATGTAGAGTAATGATCAGACTGAATCTGCACTGTTTTTAGCATTTTCTGCACTTGGGCATCTACAGAATTCTGCgcaaaaaattagaaaaaaaatgtattaaatggaACTGAGAGCTCCACACTTTTATCTGTAAATGCCGGCTGTCCTCATTCTTGTGCTCGCAGAGTCAGTGTGGGCCTGGTAATAGGAATAATTTGAACATTAAACTGCCTTTTTCCTCAATATGCATTGCACTGTTAATATCTTAACTGTATTCATAGatgtttttagttgtttttcaTCAGTTcctgtaataaaaacataatccaTCAAATTTAGCATGTACGATCCTATTCATCCTATCAAGTTAGCATAAAACAGAAGTTCCGCTTGTCTTATTTTTTGCCTTATTGTGCCGTACATCCGAATGAACAAGAggcttgatttttattttttattttttttcttctgtggggaattgattgattggatggttgtagtttgctattggtggatctcatgtgagtgacaggttgccccgacctcatcatcagagaagagaagtcactgcaagagggaggggaagttgtTTTGACTCAAGAttacggaaaaaaaaattgttgtatCGGTATAAATCTTTTtagaataaactgtaatatgacattaaaaaaataagacgtcaattttgatttcagggtgactttaatgcaaaaacattatttgtttattgttatttgttatttggTATCAGGTTTACTTTGAGGAAAAACTGCCTGAAGcaaactttctttctttctttctttagtcagTTATGATGATCATGAGTCATTTAGCCTTTGTTGGATTTCAGGGAAACTTTCCTTGTGTCAGGATAATGATTAATTTGCTAATTGCTAACTTTTAGTACACAAGTTACAATGTCATCCACTCCCTTATGCTCTGGTTG
This genomic stretch from Megalobrama amblycephala isolate DHTTF-2021 linkage group LG2, ASM1881202v1, whole genome shotgun sequence harbors:
- the commd2 gene encoding COMM domain-containing protein 2, producing the protein MLLVLSEEHKEHLGFLSEVDPAVVGEFGRIAVEFLKKGSNPKIYEGAARKLNVPSESIQHGVEGLMYLLTESSKLMISEVDFQDSVLVLGFSEELNQLLLQLYLENRKEIRQILGKLAPSLPHYHNLEWRLDVHLASRALRHQVKPTVTLKLHLEDGARHSSHVLQTDPATLQHLIQELERALAELKSNHCRRILRNIK